The following proteins are co-located in the Methylomonas sp. 11b genome:
- a CDS encoding class I SAM-dependent DNA methyltransferase produces the protein MAKPKKTKPVLTTAQQLSALIKSARDILRKDKGLNGDVDRLPLLTWVMFLKFLDDLEILHEQEAELDGKRYQGIVESPYRWRDWAAREDGVTGEELLSFINQDETIRPDGQRGKGLFAYLRGLAGEGEKGSQREVIANVFKGVQNRMVSGFLLRDIINKINGIHFNSSEEIHTLSHLYESMLREMRDAAGDSGEFYTPRPVVRFMVQVTDPKLGETVLDPASGTGGFLVESYDHLLKQVVTPEDRRKLQRESLFGQEAKPLPYMLVQMNLLLHGLEAPQIAYGNTLERRVTEIGHSERVDVILTNPPFGGEEEAGIKANFPANMQTAETALLFLQFIMRKLRYAGFGAERGGRAAVVVPNGTLFGDGVCATIKEELLKEFNLHTIVRLPQGVFAPYTDIPANLLFFERGGPTETIWYYEQPLPEGRKKYSKTAPLQFEELEPALNWWHSREETPQAWKVDFAGKLAQALAAAEPHWQRAESERAAALALGKQIRELEQAVSAADNGDKAALQTQLRDLKAKQQAHEAAAKAAQSESDALYWPIYNLDQKNPHAKAGLEHADPKDLIASMRSHETEVMRLLGEIETLVHEVEQ, from the coding sequence ATGGCCAAACCTAAAAAAACCAAACCCGTATTAACCACCGCACAACAACTGTCCGCATTGATCAAATCGGCGCGCGACATCCTGCGCAAAGACAAAGGCTTGAACGGCGACGTCGACCGCTTGCCGCTGCTCACCTGGGTGATGTTTCTGAAATTCCTCGACGACCTGGAAATCCTCCATGAACAGGAAGCCGAGCTGGACGGCAAACGTTATCAAGGCATCGTCGAATCGCCTTATCGCTGGCGGGATTGGGCGGCACGGGAAGACGGCGTCACCGGCGAAGAGTTATTATCTTTCATCAACCAGGACGAAACCATCCGTCCTGACGGTCAACGCGGCAAAGGCTTGTTTGCCTATCTGCGCGGCTTGGCTGGCGAAGGTGAAAAAGGCAGTCAGCGCGAAGTCATCGCCAACGTGTTCAAAGGCGTGCAAAACCGCATGGTCAGCGGCTTTTTGTTGCGTGACATCATCAACAAGATCAACGGCATTCATTTCAACAGCAGCGAAGAGATTCACACCCTGTCGCATCTGTACGAATCCATGCTGCGGGAAATGCGCGATGCGGCTGGCGATTCCGGCGAATTCTATACCCCGCGCCCGGTAGTTCGTTTCATGGTGCAAGTCACCGACCCCAAGCTCGGCGAAACTGTACTCGACCCGGCGAGCGGTACCGGCGGATTTCTGGTGGAATCGTATGACCATTTACTGAAACAAGTCGTCACCCCCGAAGATCGCCGAAAACTCCAGCGCGAAAGCCTGTTCGGCCAGGAAGCCAAACCGCTGCCGTATATGCTGGTGCAGATGAACTTGCTATTGCATGGTTTGGAAGCCCCACAGATTGCTTACGGTAACACCTTGGAACGCCGCGTCACCGAAATCGGCCACAGCGAACGCGTCGATGTGATTCTGACCAATCCACCGTTCGGCGGCGAGGAAGAAGCCGGTATCAAAGCCAATTTCCCGGCCAACATGCAGACCGCCGAAACCGCTTTGCTGTTCTTGCAGTTCATCATGCGCAAATTGCGTTATGCGGGCTTCGGCGCGGAACGTGGCGGTCGCGCCGCCGTAGTCGTGCCCAACGGCACCTTGTTTGGCGACGGCGTTTGCGCCACCATCAAGGAAGAGCTGCTGAAAGAATTCAACCTGCATACCATCGTGCGCCTGCCGCAAGGCGTATTCGCGCCCTATACCGATATTCCGGCCAATCTGCTGTTTTTCGAGCGTGGCGGCCCCACCGAAACCATCTGGTATTACGAACAACCGCTACCAGAGGGCCGCAAGAAATACAGCAAAACCGCACCGTTGCAATTCGAGGAATTGGAACCGGCCTTAAACTGGTGGCACAGCCGCGAGGAAACTCCGCAAGCCTGGAAAGTCGACTTTGCCGGCAAACTCGCCCAAGCGCTGGCCGCAGCCGAGCCGCATTGGCAACGTGCGGAAAGCGAACGCGCCGCCGCACTGGCCTTGGGCAAACAGATTCGCGAACTGGAACAAGCTGTATCCGCCGCCGACAACGGTGACAAAGCCGCGTTGCAAACCCAGCTGCGCGACCTGAAAGCCAAACAACAAGCCCACGAAGCCGCCGCCAAAGCCGCGCAAAGCGAAAGCGATGCGCTGTACTGGCCGATTTATAACCTCGATCAAAAGAATCCCCACGCCAAGGCCGGCCTGGAACATGCCGATCCCAAAGACCTGATTGCCAGCATGCGTAGTCACGAAACCGAAGTGATGCGTTTATTGGGCGAGATCGAGACATTGGTACATGAGGTGGAACAATGA